The Gemmatimonadaceae bacterium genome window below encodes:
- a CDS encoding M1 family metallopeptidase, producing the protein MRRVLALLAALAIGGCSQLRWPRRAPPAPAPVATPAQRPTPYPVFETHAFAKAVERGTRTRTGEPGPTYWQQYAHYTIDAELVPATSRINGRESVRYYNRSPDTLRTLWIELDQNLFAPSSPRVVATPVTGGTEILRVAAFGQALASRDTGTGYSVRATNMELRLPRTLAPQDSVDLDIAWAFQLPPDGAPREGTTGDVFMVAYWYPRLAVYDDVGGWQNDPYLGAAEFYMGYADYDVNLSVPQGWLVAATGELTNADQVLSKQTRDRLTEARRSKDVVHVVREQDRGVGATKATLTGFDKALTWRFRARNVRDFDWGASPNYLWDATVAVVGDRDGDGKPDTTRINTFYRPAARKWSWDLSGDYERDVIEFLSRYLWPYPWPQMTALEGPVSCAGMEYPMLTCIGGPRDTLLLYSVQVHETAHMWFPMQVGSDERRYAWQDEGLTRFNQAQGMQAFFKGYDREGPARDSYLQLARTDGEVPLMRPGDQYPYDGRAYSVASYDKMATNMRALRALLGDSVFLSAYRTYGLRWQYKHPTPYDFFNTFNSLAGRDLSWFWRTWWYETWTLDQAIGAVQTVNGKLDVTVEDRGLAPMPVRLAVTRRDGRVERREIPVDVWLTGAKRYSLTLDAPETVTAIEIDPESAFPDIDRSNNKWVRR; encoded by the coding sequence ATGAGAAGAGTCCTCGCGTTGCTCGCGGCGCTCGCGATCGGCGGCTGTTCGCAGCTGCGTTGGCCTCGGCGCGCGCCGCCCGCTCCCGCGCCGGTCGCGACTCCCGCGCAGCGTCCCACGCCCTACCCCGTGTTCGAGACGCACGCGTTCGCGAAGGCGGTGGAGCGCGGCACACGCACGCGGACGGGCGAGCCCGGGCCGACATATTGGCAGCAGTACGCGCACTATACGATCGACGCCGAGCTCGTCCCCGCGACGAGCCGGATCAACGGCCGTGAGTCGGTGCGGTACTACAACCGGTCGCCGGACACGTTGCGCACGCTGTGGATCGAGCTCGATCAGAATCTCTTCGCGCCTTCCTCGCCGCGCGTTGTCGCGACGCCGGTCACCGGAGGCACGGAGATTCTGCGCGTCGCCGCGTTTGGGCAAGCGTTGGCGAGCCGCGACACCGGCACGGGCTATTCGGTGCGCGCAACGAACATGGAGCTTCGGCTTCCTCGCACGCTTGCGCCGCAGGATTCGGTCGACCTCGACATCGCGTGGGCGTTTCAACTCCCTCCCGACGGCGCGCCGCGCGAAGGCACGACCGGCGACGTCTTCATGGTGGCGTACTGGTATCCGCGTCTCGCCGTCTACGACGACGTCGGTGGTTGGCAGAACGACCCGTACCTCGGCGCGGCCGAGTTCTACATGGGGTACGCGGACTACGACGTGAACCTCAGCGTGCCGCAGGGTTGGTTGGTCGCGGCGACCGGCGAGCTGACGAACGCGGATCAGGTTCTCTCGAAGCAGACGCGCGATCGGCTCACCGAAGCGCGGCGATCGAAGGACGTCGTGCACGTCGTGCGCGAGCAGGACCGAGGCGTCGGCGCGACGAAAGCGACGCTGACCGGGTTCGACAAAGCGCTCACCTGGCGTTTTCGCGCTCGCAACGTGCGCGACTTCGACTGGGGCGCGTCGCCGAATTATCTCTGGGACGCGACCGTCGCCGTCGTCGGCGATCGGGACGGCGACGGCAAACCGGACACGACGCGGATCAACACCTTTTACCGGCCTGCCGCGCGAAAGTGGTCGTGGGACCTGTCCGGCGACTACGAGCGCGACGTCATCGAATTCTTGTCGCGCTATCTGTGGCCCTACCCGTGGCCACAGATGACCGCACTCGAAGGCCCGGTTTCGTGCGCGGGCATGGAGTATCCGATGCTCACGTGCATCGGCGGCCCGCGCGACACGCTGCTTCTCTACTCGGTGCAGGTGCACGAGACGGCACACATGTGGTTCCCGATGCAGGTCGGATCGGACGAGCGGCGGTACGCGTGGCAGGACGAAGGGCTCACGCGATTCAACCAAGCGCAGGGAATGCAGGCGTTCTTCAAGGGGTACGACCGCGAGGGGCCCGCGCGCGACAGTTACCTGCAGCTCGCGCGGACCGACGGCGAAGTGCCGCTCATGCGCCCCGGCGATCAATATCCGTACGACGGGCGGGCGTACAGCGTCGCGTCGTACGACAAGATGGCGACGAACATGCGCGCACTGAGGGCGCTGCTCGGCGACTCGGTCTTTCTCTCGGCGTATCGCACGTACGGCCTGCGATGGCAATACAAGCACCCCACGCCATATGACTTCTTCAACACATTCAATTCGCTCGCGGGGCGCGATCTGTCGTGGTTTTGGCGCACCTGGTGGTACGAGACGTGGACGCTCGATCAGGCGATCGGCGCCGTGCAAACGGTGAACGGCAAGCTGGACGTGACCGTCGAAGACCGCGGACTCGCGCCGATGCCCGTCCGTTTGGCGGTCACCCGCCGCGACGGCCGCGTGGAGCGCCGTGAGATTCCCGTAGACGTTTGGCTGACCGGCGCGAAGCGCTACTCGCTGACGCTCGACGCGCCAGAGACCGTCACGGCCATCGAGATCGATCCGGAGTCGGCTTTCCCCGACATCGACCGCTCCAACAACAAGTGGGTGCGACGCTGA
- a CDS encoding GMC family oxidoreductase, whose protein sequence is MTGSPRPLSERERTALTAVCDALHPSLSPEGADDPTLFAASATSQGVPRAAEEALELLAPADRRQLLRLLRLLEGPLVGLTIGKPRGFSAMKPADRERLLRSMSASRLSPLRSGFQALKRLSSFLYYSATDKTGHNAVWPRIGYTPSPRGMVGASAVRSMRYDTDAIVDCDVCVVGSGAGGGTVAGELSTRGYKVVLIESGPGDQAPNFSQGELDGTRRLYLDSGLTSSHDLGVAILAGSCLGGGTTVNWQTCLRTPDYIRDEWTERSGCGLFTSDQFTRALDVASLRLGASRDESEVNPNNAVIQRGCHALGYEWSVTERNARGCDLDQCGYCVFGCRAGGKQSTVATYLQALPRRGKSTIVTDCRADRLIIERNRVEGVVAKTVVAAGSLVTTEIRAKVVVVCAGGLGTPALLERSGVSLPQLGRNLFLHPTTAVAGVYADPVEAWRGPPQSIMSAQFARVNGNFGFRLEAAPTHPGLLALAAPWASARAHRRIMQRASHVASTIALTRDASSGRVRTRGDGSVRVDYSLGKAERTLVAQGIAAAARMHLAAGADEVHTLHTRGLSLAKSAAAADVDAFYRRIESEPVDRNWSSLFSAHQMGTCRMGSDASTAVCDERGQVFGVSGLYVADASAFPASSGVNPMVTVVAIATCVAEGIANGEE, encoded by the coding sequence ATGACGGGCTCACCCCGCCCACTCTCCGAACGCGAACGGACTGCGCTGACCGCGGTCTGCGATGCATTGCATCCCTCTCTCTCTCCTGAGGGAGCGGACGACCCCACCCTATTCGCGGCAAGCGCGACCAGCCAGGGTGTCCCTCGCGCGGCCGAGGAGGCGCTCGAGCTTCTCGCGCCGGCGGATCGCCGGCAGCTGCTGCGGCTGTTGCGCCTGTTGGAAGGACCGCTCGTCGGCCTAACGATTGGAAAGCCACGCGGCTTCTCGGCGATGAAACCGGCTGACCGAGAGCGCCTGCTTCGCTCGATGTCCGCGAGCCGCCTCTCGCCGCTCCGCAGCGGATTCCAGGCGCTCAAGCGTCTTTCGAGTTTCTTGTACTACAGCGCGACCGACAAGACCGGGCACAACGCCGTGTGGCCGCGCATCGGGTACACACCGTCGCCGCGCGGAATGGTCGGAGCGAGCGCCGTGCGGAGCATGCGCTACGACACCGACGCGATTGTCGACTGCGACGTGTGTGTCGTCGGATCGGGGGCGGGCGGCGGGACCGTCGCGGGAGAGCTCTCGACGCGCGGGTACAAGGTCGTGCTGATAGAAAGCGGGCCGGGCGACCAGGCGCCGAACTTCTCCCAGGGTGAGCTCGACGGAACGCGGCGCTTGTATCTCGACAGCGGTCTCACGTCGTCGCACGACCTCGGAGTGGCGATTCTCGCCGGCTCGTGCCTCGGCGGGGGCACGACGGTGAACTGGCAGACCTGCCTTCGCACGCCGGACTACATTCGCGATGAATGGACGGAACGGTCGGGGTGCGGGCTATTCACGAGCGATCAGTTCACGCGCGCGCTCGACGTCGCGTCGTTACGACTCGGCGCGTCGCGCGACGAAAGTGAAGTCAATCCGAACAACGCGGTGATTCAGCGGGGCTGTCACGCCCTCGGCTACGAGTGGTCGGTCACGGAGCGAAACGCCCGCGGCTGCGACCTCGACCAGTGCGGCTACTGCGTGTTCGGGTGTCGAGCGGGCGGAAAGCAGTCGACCGTCGCGACGTATCTGCAGGCACTGCCGCGCAGGGGCAAATCCACGATCGTCACCGACTGCCGGGCGGACCGGCTCATAATAGAGCGCAACCGAGTCGAGGGCGTCGTCGCGAAGACCGTGGTCGCGGCCGGCTCGCTCGTCACCACGGAGATCAGGGCAAAAGTGGTCGTCGTGTGCGCGGGCGGACTCGGCACGCCGGCGCTGCTCGAACGTTCCGGGGTCTCGCTGCCGCAATTGGGCCGCAACCTGTTCTTGCATCCGACGACCGCCGTCGCGGGCGTATACGCGGACCCCGTCGAAGCGTGGCGCGGCCCGCCACAATCGATCATGTCCGCGCAGTTCGCGCGCGTGAACGGCAACTTCGGTTTTCGGCTCGAGGCGGCGCCGACGCATCCCGGCCTTCTCGCGCTCGCGGCGCCGTGGGCTTCGGCCAGGGCGCATCGGCGAATAATGCAACGCGCCTCGCACGTCGCGTCGACGATCGCGCTGACACGCGACGCGTCCAGCGGTCGGGTACGCACGCGGGGCGACGGCAGCGTCCGCGTCGACTACAGCCTCGGCAAGGCGGAGCGAACGCTGGTCGCGCAGGGAATCGCCGCCGCGGCGCGAATGCATTTGGCTGCCGGAGCCGACGAGGTGCACACGTTGCACACTCGCGGCTTGTCGCTCGCGAAATCCGCGGCGGCCGCGGACGTGGACGCATTTTATCGCCGCATCGAGAGCGAGCCGGTGGATCGGAACTGGTCGTCGCTGTTCAGCGCCCATCAGATGGGGACGTGCCGCATGGGGAGCGACGCGTCGACGGCCGTGTGCGACGAACGCGGCCAGGTGTTCGGTGTATCCGGTCTCTATGTCGCGGACGCCAGCGCGTTTCCGGCTTCGAGCGGGGTGAACCCGATGGTCACCGTGGTCGCGATCGCAACGTGCGTCGCCGAGGGAATCGCGAACGGTGAGGAGTGA
- a CDS encoding creatininase family protein produces MTERPYVLAESTWKQVRAIEYSAAVLPWGATEAHNYHLPYATDNVQAEQVAIRAAERAWAKGARVVVLPTVPFGVNTTQLDIPLCLNVNPSTQLALLTDLVASLDGQGVHKLLILNGHGGNDFRQIVRELQPRTRVYMSVINWWSCVDVSRFISEPGDHAGEAETSAMLHLAPALVRPLGEAGAGRAKASRLRGIREGWAWAPRRWTQVTSDTGVGDPSKSTAEKGEAYVTAAVERIGDFLVELAAVSLDDLYE; encoded by the coding sequence GTGACAGAACGTCCATACGTGCTCGCCGAGAGCACGTGGAAACAGGTTCGCGCAATCGAGTATTCCGCCGCCGTGCTCCCCTGGGGCGCGACGGAGGCGCACAACTATCACCTGCCCTACGCGACGGACAACGTTCAAGCGGAGCAGGTCGCCATTCGCGCCGCCGAAAGAGCATGGGCGAAGGGGGCCCGCGTCGTCGTGCTGCCGACCGTTCCGTTCGGGGTGAACACCACCCAGCTCGACATCCCACTTTGCCTCAATGTGAATCCGAGCACGCAACTCGCGCTGCTCACCGATCTCGTGGCATCGCTCGACGGACAGGGCGTGCACAAGCTGCTGATTCTGAACGGGCACGGCGGCAACGACTTTCGGCAAATCGTACGCGAGCTGCAGCCGAGAACTCGCGTGTACATGTCGGTGATCAACTGGTGGTCGTGCGTGGACGTGAGCCGCTTCATCTCGGAGCCCGGCGACCACGCCGGCGAGGCCGAGACGAGCGCGATGCTCCACCTCGCGCCGGCCCTCGTCCGACCGCTCGGCGAGGCGGGGGCCGGTCGCGCCAAAGCGTCGCGTCTCCGCGGCATTCGCGAGGGATGGGCGTGGGCTCCCCGCCGATGGACGCAGGTCACGTCGGACACTGGCGTAGGCGACCCGTCCAAGTCGACGGCCGAAAAGGGTGAGGCGTACGTGACGGCCGCCGTAGAGCGGATCGGCGACTTCCTCGTCGAGCTCGCGGCCGTATCGCTGGACGACCTCTACGAATGA
- a CDS encoding PadR family transcriptional regulator, producing the protein MGDDKLDLPQGTLDLLILKALSLEPMHGWAISERIHDVSRATLQIPQGSLYPALHRLERRGWIRAEWGASDNNRKAKYYELTKVGRKQLATEAEDWARLTAAVALVLRMD; encoded by the coding sequence ATGGGCGACGACAAACTCGACCTACCGCAGGGGACACTCGATCTCCTGATTCTCAAAGCGCTCTCGCTCGAGCCGATGCATGGCTGGGCGATCTCCGAGCGCATCCACGATGTATCGCGGGCGACGCTGCAGATCCCGCAGGGGTCGCTCTACCCCGCGCTCCACCGGCTCGAGCGCCGGGGGTGGATCCGCGCCGAGTGGGGCGCGTCGGACAACAACCGCAAGGCGAAGTACTACGAGCTGACCAAGGTCGGGCGCAAGCAGCTCGCGACCGAAGCCGAAGATTGGGCGCGCCTCACCGCGGCCGTCGCGCTCGTGCTTCGAATGGATTGA
- a CDS encoding DUF4105 domain-containing protein, protein MPRTLLRALLLGASAVALTTPASARAAGGRQAALASQVDPLHQTGRNVRISLLTMGNGTQVWELFGHNAIWIHDLVTNRDTVFNWGVFDFRQPHFIQRFLKGTMLYSVGGDTMDNILLEYHYWNRSVVAQELDLTAEQRDTILATIQRNAQPENIQYRYDYFRDNCSTRVRDILDHAMGGALRKESAGLTGTTYRWHALRLMQVQPAIMLGVDLGLGRPSDVDLSKWQEMFLPRQLHDFVAGIVLEDGDGAKRPLVRRESVLFQATGRGIEPDAPPRFGIWTLIGGIVVAALFLWLGVAATNRRDWTRVAASVLIGVWSLAVGLLGTILVLLWAVTDHVFAHQNENLLIFNPLWLAFVVLVPMFLISGRAAGSTRLIAQALAALGLIALAAHFVGLSSQNNLAMIALGLPPTLALALITARRPVPAGRQPAASR, encoded by the coding sequence ATGCCTCGAACTCTGCTGCGCGCCCTTCTCCTCGGAGCGTCGGCCGTCGCGTTGACGACGCCGGCGTCCGCGCGAGCCGCGGGCGGTCGACAAGCCGCGCTGGCCTCGCAAGTGGATCCGCTCCACCAAACCGGGCGCAACGTCAGGATCTCGTTGCTGACGATGGGCAACGGGACGCAGGTGTGGGAACTGTTCGGGCACAACGCGATCTGGATCCACGACCTGGTCACGAACCGCGACACCGTGTTCAACTGGGGCGTGTTCGATTTTCGCCAGCCGCATTTCATCCAGCGCTTCCTGAAGGGAACGATGCTCTACTCCGTGGGCGGCGACACCATGGACAACATTCTTCTCGAATACCACTACTGGAACCGTTCGGTCGTCGCACAGGAGCTCGATCTCACCGCCGAGCAGAGAGACACGATTCTGGCGACGATCCAGCGGAACGCACAGCCGGAGAACATCCAGTATCGCTACGACTACTTCCGCGACAACTGCTCGACGCGCGTGCGCGACATCCTCGACCACGCGATGGGCGGCGCGCTGCGAAAAGAGTCCGCGGGGCTCACGGGAACGACGTATCGATGGCACGCGCTCCGGCTGATGCAGGTCCAGCCGGCGATCATGCTCGGCGTGGACCTCGGACTCGGCCGGCCGTCGGACGTCGACCTCTCGAAGTGGCAAGAGATGTTTTTGCCGAGGCAGCTGCACGACTTCGTCGCCGGCATCGTCCTCGAGGACGGCGACGGCGCGAAGCGCCCGCTGGTGCGCCGCGAGTCGGTGCTCTTTCAGGCGACGGGTCGAGGCATCGAGCCCGACGCGCCGCCGCGGTTCGGCATCTGGACGCTGATCGGCGGCATCGTCGTGGCCGCGCTGTTTCTCTGGCTCGGCGTCGCCGCGACGAACCGGCGGGACTGGACGCGCGTCGCGGCGAGCGTCTTGATCGGCGTTTGGTCGCTGGCCGTGGGGCTGTTGGGCACGATCCTCGTTCTGCTATGGGCCGTGACCGACCATGTGTTCGCGCATCAGAATGAGAACTTGCTGATCTTCAATCCGCTCTGGCTCGCGTTCGTCGTGCTGGTGCCGATGTTCCTGATCTCGGGGCGGGCGGCAGGATCGACGCGGCTGATCGCCCAAGCGCTTGCCGCGCTCGGCCTGATCGCCTTGGCCGCTCATTTCGTCGGTCTATCCTCGCAGAACAACCTTGCGATGATCGCCCTCGGCCTGCCGCCCACTCTCGCCCTCGCTCTGATTACCGCGCGACGTCCAGTGCCGGCAGGCCGGCAGCCCGCAGCTTCGCGTTGA
- the bla gene encoding subclass B3 metallo-beta-lactamase — protein MRQKPFRIFGNAYYVGTHGLSSILITSPHGHVLIDGALPESAPLILSNIRALGFRPEDVKLILNSHAHYDHAGGIEALREATGATVAASRWSASTIEAGKGIPGDPQLSIVLPYPSVPTVRPISDGEVLRGGDVALTAHFTGGHTPGGTTWTWRSCEGGRCADLVYADSQSPVSADDFLFTRNTTYPSAVADFEHSFSVLESLSCDILLTPHPGASNVFERLASRDSGNANAFVDPDACRRLAKDARRQLDERIAKEKGTGR, from the coding sequence GTGCGGCAGAAGCCCTTTCGAATCTTCGGCAACGCGTACTACGTCGGCACGCACGGACTTTCGTCGATTCTGATCACGTCGCCACACGGACACGTTCTGATCGACGGCGCGCTGCCGGAATCCGCGCCACTCATTCTGTCCAACATTCGCGCCCTCGGCTTTCGACCGGAGGATGTGAAACTCATCCTCAACTCGCACGCCCATTACGACCACGCGGGCGGTATCGAGGCGCTGCGAGAGGCGACGGGCGCGACCGTCGCGGCGAGCCGCTGGAGCGCGAGCACGATCGAAGCCGGCAAAGGGATTCCCGGCGATCCGCAGCTCAGCATCGTCTTGCCCTATCCATCCGTTCCCACCGTGCGCCCGATCTCCGACGGCGAGGTCCTCCGAGGCGGGGACGTCGCGCTCACCGCGCACTTCACCGGCGGCCACACTCCCGGTGGAACCACGTGGACATGGAGATCCTGCGAAGGCGGGCGGTGCGCGGACCTCGTCTACGCGGACAGTCAATCGCCCGTTTCGGCGGACGATTTTCTGTTCACGAGGAATACGACATACCCGAGCGCCGTCGCCGATTTCGAGCACTCGTTCTCGGTGCTCGAGAGTCTCTCGTGTGACATCTTGTTGACTCCGCATCCCGGCGCCTCGAACGTTTTCGAGCGCCTCGCGTCGCGCGACTCCGGAAATGCGAATGCATTCGTCGACCCCGACGCGTGCCGGCGCCTCGCGAAGGACGCTCGTCGTCAGCTCGACGAGCGAATCGCCAAGGAAAAAGGAACCGGCCGCTGA
- a CDS encoding DoxX family protein, whose product MAFRAHRYPPVVEPPEERLPAAAPALARGAPEALSVLRIVAALVYWQHGLQKLFNFPPSPRGPMPFVFDSLIGVAGVIETFAGVLLILGLLTRPVAFITCGEMAVAYFKAHFPRGFFPINNMGETPVLLCFIFLLLIFAGAGPWSLDALIAKRLWPVKLRA is encoded by the coding sequence ATGGCTTTTCGCGCACATCGCTATCCGCCGGTCGTCGAACCGCCTGAAGAGCGACTTCCCGCTGCCGCGCCCGCGTTGGCTCGCGGAGCGCCCGAGGCGCTCAGCGTCCTCCGGATCGTCGCCGCGCTCGTCTATTGGCAACACGGATTGCAGAAGCTGTTCAACTTTCCGCCGTCGCCGCGCGGACCGATGCCGTTCGTGTTCGATTCGCTGATCGGCGTCGCCGGGGTCATCGAAACGTTCGCGGGAGTCCTGCTGATTCTCGGTCTGTTGACCCGTCCCGTCGCGTTCATCACCTGCGGCGAGATGGCGGTCGCCTATTTCAAGGCGCACTTCCCGCGCGGGTTTTTCCCGATCAACAACATGGGTGAAACGCCCGTCCTGCTGTGCTTCATCTTCCTGCTGCTCATTTTCGCCGGGGCGGGACCGTGGAGCCTGGACGCGCTGATCGCCAAGCGACTCTGGCCCGTTAAACTTCGGGCGTGA
- a CDS encoding ADOP family duplicated permease, which produces MIVEFWSDLRFRLRALFHRADVERELDAELRDHIEREAEKLQRGGMPRDAALRAAAIAFGGVDRFKEDSRDARGVTWLEHVSQDAKYALRGMRNRPAFTAVVVATLGLGVGVNAAMFGVVDRVLFRAPKYLIDPSSVNRVYYRFSNAQGERFFDRSLEYKRYQDLARTSASIAQAAAFGYRQMAVGDGEATQPRVVAIASASYFDFFDARPVLGRFYTAQEDSLPAGAAVTVIGYGFWQTEYGGGRDVLGKSIRLGTRLYTIIGVAPPGFEGVSDGRLPIAFMPLTTHAASVAPDFYQNYGWSWLDVIVRRKPGVSSADATADLTNSYRLSWEVERSTSGDVAPVDVARPEVKAGPLQLARGPMAGPEARVLGLIGVVALVVLLIACANVANLLLARALRRRRELAVRRAIGGTRGRLVQQLLTEMAVLAGFGTIAGLVGAQLAAKTFQRMLVATADDWPVVSDTRTLLFAVALTAATAILAGILPALDAGRGDLAGSLKAGTREDGYRQSRSRSILLVTQTALSVVLLVGAGLFVRSLQAVRELHLGYDVDRIVYVEGSMRGVKLPRERQRALANDLVQTASSTPGVDDATLVVSVPFYSSEGRSLYVAGIDSVRRLGRFALQAGSPGYFATMGTRILRGRGFSVEDRADAPRIAVVSEAMAKVLWPGQDAIGKCFRISNDTVPCTTVVGIAENIKSRALRSSEADLMYYLPMAQYTASFDPPMLAMFVRVHRRPEDVSGPLRTRLQPLMPPPAALRARPLQGIIDPETRAWRSGATMFLGFGALALALAGVGLYAVMAFSVAQRNREIGVRIALGAESGDVMRLVVGEGLKVTAAGVVVGVVLAVFGAGKIGSLLFQESPRDPVVYLAVVGTLLIVGTLASAIPASRAARVDPNVALRDE; this is translated from the coding sequence ATGATTGTCGAATTCTGGAGTGACCTGCGTTTTCGCCTCCGCGCGCTCTTTCACCGCGCGGATGTCGAGCGCGAGTTGGACGCCGAGCTGAGAGACCACATCGAGCGCGAGGCTGAGAAGCTCCAGCGCGGTGGAATGCCGCGCGACGCGGCGCTTCGCGCGGCGGCGATCGCGTTCGGCGGCGTCGATCGCTTCAAAGAAGACTCGCGCGACGCTCGCGGTGTGACGTGGCTCGAGCACGTATCGCAGGACGCCAAGTATGCGCTGCGCGGCATGCGCAATCGGCCGGCATTCACCGCGGTCGTCGTCGCGACGCTCGGACTCGGCGTCGGCGTCAACGCCGCGATGTTCGGTGTGGTGGATCGTGTCCTGTTCCGGGCGCCGAAGTATCTGATCGATCCGAGCTCGGTGAATCGCGTCTACTACAGGTTCTCGAACGCGCAGGGAGAGCGGTTTTTCGACCGAAGCCTCGAGTACAAACGCTATCAGGATTTGGCGCGGACGAGCGCGTCCATCGCGCAGGCGGCGGCGTTCGGATATCGGCAGATGGCGGTGGGCGACGGCGAAGCGACGCAGCCACGGGTCGTGGCGATCGCCAGCGCGAGCTACTTCGACTTCTTCGATGCCCGCCCTGTCCTCGGCCGGTTCTACACGGCACAGGAGGACTCGCTGCCGGCCGGCGCCGCGGTGACGGTGATCGGCTACGGGTTCTGGCAGACGGAGTACGGCGGAGGCCGCGACGTTCTCGGGAAGTCGATCCGTCTCGGGACGCGCCTCTATACGATCATCGGTGTCGCACCGCCGGGCTTCGAGGGCGTGAGCGACGGTCGCTTGCCGATCGCGTTCATGCCACTGACGACGCACGCGGCGTCCGTCGCGCCCGATTTTTACCAGAACTACGGCTGGAGCTGGCTCGATGTCATTGTCCGCCGCAAGCCCGGCGTCAGCAGTGCCGACGCGACCGCCGATCTCACGAACTCCTATCGTCTGAGCTGGGAGGTCGAGCGATCGACGAGCGGCGACGTGGCGCCGGTCGACGTCGCGCGCCCCGAGGTCAAGGCGGGGCCGCTGCAGCTGGCGCGCGGGCCGATGGCTGGACCGGAGGCCAGGGTGCTCGGCTTGATCGGCGTAGTCGCATTGGTCGTATTGCTGATCGCTTGCGCAAACGTGGCGAATCTGCTTCTGGCGCGCGCCCTGCGGCGACGACGCGAGCTCGCCGTGCGGCGCGCGATCGGTGGAACGCGAGGTCGACTGGTCCAGCAACTGCTCACCGAAATGGCGGTGCTGGCCGGCTTCGGCACGATCGCCGGCTTGGTCGGCGCTCAACTCGCCGCGAAAACGTTTCAGAGAATGCTCGTCGCGACGGCCGATGACTGGCCCGTGGTGAGCGACACGCGCACTCTCCTCTTCGCCGTCGCACTGACGGCGGCGACCGCGATCCTCGCCGGCATTCTACCCGCGCTCGACGCGGGGCGCGGCGACCTTGCCGGGTCGCTCAAGGCGGGGACGCGCGAGGACGGCTATCGGCAATCGCGCTCTCGGTCGATCCTTCTCGTCACGCAGACGGCGCTCTCGGTCGTACTCCTCGTCGGCGCCGGCCTGTTCGTGCGAAGCCTTCAGGCCGTGCGTGAGCTCCACCTCGGCTACGACGTCGATCGAATCGTGTACGTCGAGGGAAGCATGCGCGGGGTGAAGTTGCCGCGCGAGCGTCAGCGCGCGTTGGCGAATGATCTCGTGCAAACAGCGAGCAGTACGCCGGGCGTCGACGACGCGACGCTGGTCGTCTCGGTGCCGTTTTATTCGTCGGAAGGGCGCAGTCTGTACGTCGCGGGGATCGACTCCGTCCGCAGGCTCGGACGCTTCGCGTTGCAGGCCGGATCGCCCGGCTACTTCGCGACGATGGGCACGCGAATCCTGCGCGGCAGGGGCTTCTCCGTCGAAGACCGCGCCGACGCGCCGCGAATCGCGGTGGTCAGCGAAGCCATGGCCAAGGTTCTCTGGCCCGGACAAGACGCGATCGGAAAGTGCTTCCGGATCTCGAACGACACCGTTCCCTGTACCACAGTCGTCGGCATTGCCGAGAACATCAAGTCACGCGCGCTTCGCAGCTCGGAGGCCGATCTGATGTACTACCTGCCGATGGCGCAGTACACCGCCTCGTTCGATCCGCCGATGCTCGCGATGTTCGTGCGCGTCCACCGCCGGCCTGAAGACGTAAGTGGGCCGCTCCGCACTCGGTTGCAGCCGCTGATGCCGCCACCCGCTGCGTTGCGCGCGCGTCCGTTGCAAGGGATCATCGACCCGGAGACACGGGCGTGGCGGTCCGGCGCCACGATGTTCCTCGGATTCGGCGCGCTCGCGCTGGCTCTCGCGGGCGTGGGTCTTTATGCCGTGATGGCGTTCTCCGTCGCGCAGCGAAACCGGGAGATCGGTGTGCGGATCGCGCTCGGCGCCGAGTCGGGCGACGTGATGCGGCTGGTCGTGGGTGAAGGCCTGAAGGTCACCGCCGCCGGCGTGGTCGTCGGTGTGGTCCTCGCCGTTTTCGGCGCTGGGAAGATCGGATCGCTTCTTTTTCAGGAGTCGCCGCGCGATCCCGTTGTTTACCTCGCGGTGGTCGGAACGCTGCTCATCGTCGGAACGCTGGCGAGTGCGATCCCGGCTTCGCGCGCGGCGCGTGTGGATCCGAACGTGGCGCTAAGAGACGAGTAG